A stretch of the Desulforamulus ferrireducens genome encodes the following:
- a CDS encoding MarR family winged helix-turn-helix transcriptional regulator → MEPALIQQAEQLKDLIRTLNRKFRQYMMAQTTGCGLTVPQIHLMQELYQNPGITLGELSTRLGLAKSTVSGIVDRLEKQGKVIRKRNENDRRVVHIVLSPEETQLGESISLMRTNYLAGLMSSMDQEEIQGLIIGLTKINQLMIEQTDGPGAADPALD, encoded by the coding sequence ATGGAGCCCGCCCTAATCCAGCAGGCTGAACAATTAAAAGACTTAATCAGAACCCTTAACCGAAAATTTCGTCAATATATGATGGCGCAAACAACAGGCTGTGGTTTAACAGTTCCGCAAATTCATTTGATGCAGGAATTATATCAAAACCCAGGTATTACCCTGGGGGAACTAAGCACACGGTTGGGTCTGGCCAAAAGTACGGTATCCGGTATTGTAGATCGCCTAGAAAAGCAAGGAAAGGTAATTAGAAAACGTAATGAGAACGACCGCAGGGTGGTGCATATCGTTCTTTCTCCTGAAGAAACTCAATTAGGAGAAAGTATCTCCTTGATGCGGACTAATTATTTAGCAGGTTTGATGAGTTCTATGGATCAAGAAGAAATTCAGGGACTAATTATAGGTTTAACAAAAATTAATCAATTAATGATTGAACAAACTGATGGACCGGGAGCTGCCGACCCGGCTTTAGATTAA
- the sdaAB gene encoding L-serine ammonia-lyase, iron-sulfur-dependent subunit beta, translating into MHYNSIFDIIGPIMVGPSSSHTAGAARIGKTARDIFGRRPKKATITFYGSFAQTYRGHGTDLAIVGGILDLGADDERIIRSFEIAKEQGVDIEFITIPEESDYHPNTAKIRLVDDQGTFELVGISIGGGKITITEIEGFKISLSGESPTLLVFHHDRYGAIARVAHVLACNKINVGHMEVARKSKGELALMVIETDQDITEETLEDVKKIDHVYNVALLNP; encoded by the coding sequence ATGCACTACAATTCTATTTTTGACATCATTGGTCCAATCATGGTAGGACCCTCTAGTTCGCATACTGCCGGCGCAGCCAGAATTGGCAAGACTGCCCGGGATATCTTTGGTAGACGCCCGAAAAAAGCCACGATAACCTTTTACGGCTCCTTTGCCCAGACCTACCGAGGACATGGCACAGATCTGGCCATTGTGGGTGGGATTTTAGATTTAGGCGCAGATGATGAGAGGATTATTCGTTCCTTTGAAATAGCCAAAGAACAGGGAGTAGACATAGAATTCATTACCATTCCCGAAGAATCGGACTATCATCCCAATACTGCGAAAATTCGGCTGGTAGATGATCAAGGTACTTTTGAATTGGTTGGCATTTCCATTGGCGGTGGTAAGATTACAATCACAGAAATTGAAGGCTTTAAAATATCCCTCAGTGGTGAAAGTCCAACCCTCTTGGTTTTCCATCATGATCGTTATGGGGCAATAGCTAGAGTAGCCCATGTACTAGCCTGTAATAAAATTAATGTTGGTCATATGGAAGTTGCTCGGAAATCAAAGGGAGAATTAGCTCTAATGGTCATTGAAACTGATCAGGATATCACTGAGGAAACCCTGGAAGATGTTAAGAAAATAGATCATGTGTACAATGTAGCACTACTTAATCCATAA
- the sdaAA gene encoding L-serine ammonia-lyase, iron-sulfur-dependent, subunit alpha has product MKYRTVAELVQLALQNNKTIGEVVLEQEVQATGRSKEEVWSNMDKSLQVMEQAVQKGIQQAVYSRSGLTGGDAKKLKDYASTGQSLSQGVILDAVNYALATSEVNASMGLIVATPTAGSSGVLPGCVLATAKQRNSTREQMIRALFNAGGIGFVIANNATISGAAGGCQAEVGAAAAMAASAVVELAGGTPQQCSDAGAIALKNLLGLVCDPVGGLVEVPCVKRNSMGAAVAIVAADMAMAGITSVIPFDEVIEAMYKIGTMLPSCLRETSLAGLATTPTGTKLNEKINS; this is encoded by the coding sequence TTGAAATATCGTACTGTTGCTGAATTAGTTCAACTTGCTCTCCAAAACAACAAGACCATCGGGGAAGTGGTGCTGGAACAGGAAGTGCAAGCAACCGGTCGTTCAAAGGAAGAAGTTTGGAGTAATATGGACAAAAGCCTGCAAGTTATGGAGCAGGCTGTGCAAAAAGGTATCCAGCAGGCTGTATATTCTCGCAGTGGGTTAACCGGGGGTGACGCTAAAAAACTCAAGGATTATGCCAGTACTGGCCAAAGCCTGAGTCAGGGAGTCATCTTAGATGCCGTCAACTATGCCCTGGCCACTTCAGAGGTTAATGCCTCCATGGGACTTATTGTGGCTACGCCCACAGCTGGCTCAAGTGGTGTTTTGCCCGGATGTGTTTTGGCCACTGCCAAACAAAGGAACAGTACCAGGGAGCAAATGATTAGGGCCCTGTTTAATGCCGGAGGCATTGGTTTTGTGATTGCTAACAATGCCACTATTTCTGGGGCTGCCGGAGGTTGCCAGGCAGAAGTGGGGGCTGCTGCAGCTATGGCAGCCTCTGCAGTGGTGGAATTAGCTGGGGGAACCCCACAACAATGTTCAGATGCCGGTGCCATAGCCCTGAAAAACTTACTGGGGTTAGTTTGTGATCCGGTGGGGGGCTTAGTAGAAGTACCCTGTGTTAAAAGAAATTCCATGGGAGCTGCGGTGGCCATAGTGGCTGCGGATATGGCCATGGCCGGCATTACCAGTGTCATACCCTTTGATGAAGTGATCGAAGCCATGTATAAAATTGGGACCATGCTGCCCTCTTGTTTACGGGAAACCTCCCTGGCGGGTTTAGCCACAACGCCAACCGGTACGAAACTGAACGAAAAGATTAATTCATAG